Part of the Aureitalea marina genome, TTTCATTTTGGATCACAACATGTAATCCGCGAAGCATCATGGGTTTTTTGGATTTGCAGCAGCGGAGTCACTGCGGCCGATTTTGTGAAACAAAATCAATCCGCTTTGTGGTTTCTTGACTACTTCCCTAATCAAAACCACGTTTTCGCGAAACACGACAACCAATTCGCCCAAAACGCCCTCGCTTAATCCCCAATTTTCTCTAATTTGACCAGACTATGGGTAGAAATACACTAACAATTCTGGCTCTCTTAACCATGAGCAGCATTTGGGCTCAATCTCCTGTCATTGGCTTATTTGAAGGAGAAGAATATGGAGAGACCTACAACGCCTATTATAAAGACACTCAAGGCGACCTAGACAAATTTGTTGGAACTTGGTTATGGTCCAAGGACTCAGTTAGCTGGAAAATAGAGCTAAGACTACTTAAAGAAGAACTGATTGTTTTCAACCTTAACAACAAAGAGCATAGACACTACACGGATTTACTAATTGGTGAAATGGTTTACACCGAAAATGGTAAAGAACTAATCAACTTATTAGGACGCTTTGCTGATCCCGATGTAGAAAACTGGGGTTTCAGTATTACAGGCAATGACATATTTGGCTCAACGAGCATACCAATTTGTGATTATTGCTCAGACTCCGAAAGAAGAGTTAGTGTTTATTTGGAAGACCCAAACTTCAATTATATCAGGAATAAAGCAGTTCTTAGACATGTCATCTCAAATGGGCAAGAAACGATTCAATTGAACCTCCGTCAAATGTATGTTTATGACGAGGACAACCCCAATCCAGATGCACCGGCTTTACTCACTATGCAGTATGGGACTTACACATTGGTAAAGCAATGACCAAAACTTCAATCCTTTTAATCGCAGCACTCAGCATAATATCCTGTAAGGCCCAAACAATCTACCCATTGGGCACTCATGATATGGTTGAAAGCAAATATTATGTAAAGGACATTGATGAACATCACAATGATATAGTTGGCACCTGGCGTTGGGAGAACGAGAATTCTTCATTTGAAATAGTTCTTCAGGAATTTGAAATGTTTCATTATCCCAATAAAAGTACCGCCTATTATGATGTAGTATTTGGAAAGTACACCTATGTTGAAAATGGCGAAGTTATTGCGTCGGTTCAGCAGATCCAACCAATACCAAACAGCAAGTTAACGTTGCACTTTTCGGAAGAATTATCCTATAAAGTAGTTATCGAGGACGTAGTTAGTGAAACTAGCAAGGTTGGCGAATTCGTATTGGTTTCATCAAATACAGCCACCATGAATTTATGGAATAGCAATGGTGTCAAAATCAATTATGGAAATGGACTGGCCTGGGCCCTGCCTGAATCGGTAATGCTAATTAAACAATGACTCTCAATACTCCACCTCCTTCAAAAAGTCGACCCGATAAACACACGAATCATCCGGAAACAGCCTCGCTGTTACCTCGGCATTTTCGGCTTTAAAGTAAACACTGATGGTGTAGCTGGTTGAATCGCAATCCACTCTCAAAATTTTAAGGTCAATCAGATCGGGCTTTTCTTTAGAGTCCGCCAAAACAATCGGTTTACCAAAAAGCTCAAGATCAAACTCATCGGTAAAGTATTGGCTCCTATAAAATGTTAGGGGCACACGTTCTGGCAATTCGGCATGGACATATTCTTTGGAAACATATGGATGATGGAAAAAGACCTTTAATAGCTTATTCTTCTCCGACGAGTCCAGACAACCTTCCTGTGCAGAACAAAGTAAACACGATAGTAGCGCCAATACCATTAAAGATTTATGCATCTAAAGACATTATTAGTCCGAATTGAAGAATACAAGCATCATACCGTAATTCAATTAAGACCCAAACTAGCTTCATGTGGTCTAATTATTTTAAGAAGCCAGAATTTCGTTATATCTTTAAATTTCACCTAATTAACTCCATTGTGAAAAAGAAACATCTCATTTTAGCCCTTAGTGTATTTCTGATCTTTGGGCTGAGTAATCATGTCCATTCCCAATCCGATAAAGACATCGACCAGGTTGCCGTCGATATACTTGACAAGATGAGCGATGTGATCGGGGAAATAGAATCTTGCGCCTTCCAGTTGGTCAAAGATGAAGACTTCATCAATGACGACGGTATGGTCGAACGAAGAAGGACCCATACCACTTCGTATTTTAAAGGGCCGGATCGATTTGCGATCAGGAGCAGGGGACATAAAGGAAACAAAGGCTATTGGTATAACGGGGAGACTTTAACGTACTATTCCTTTGACGAAAACAATTACGTTGTATTACCTACTCCCAATACCAGTATGGCGACAATAGACAGTCTGCACGTGACCTTTGGGATGCGATTTCCAGCAGCCGATCTGTTCTACCCTTCGTTCACAGATGATGTGATCGATGCTTTTGATCGGGTAAAATTTGCCGGAATGAAACAGGTTGATGGCAAAGACTACTTCCATGTAGTAGCAGAAAATCGTCAATTGATCTTCCAGTTATGGATAGGCAATGATGGCTTCTATATGCCACAGATGTATGCTTATACCATCAAAGGAGATCAGCCCAGATCGGTGTCGGCGACTTTTAAGGCATGGGAACTGGGAGTAGAACTCCCCAATCCTATGTTCGAGTTCACCCCTCCGGACGGGGCACGTTTAATCAGTATAATGGCCCAAGAATAACCCTCAAGTACGCAAATCATGAAAAAAGCAGCATCTAACATATTCAGTATAAGTTTCTTTATCCTTTTGCTGACCTTGATGGCCCCAGTAGAGATGGAGGCTCAACGATTTGGTCATGGCGCGTCTCGAGGAGGCGGAGGCCGGACTATGCGATCGACTCCTCGACCGTCAACCAGTAATAGATCAACCAGGCCATCGACCTCTCGTCCGTCCACATCCAACAGGAAATCCACCATTAACGGCGGGCATCAGCGAAACAATAATCGGAGCTATTCCAAACCCAGCACCTCTAATCGGACTACCAACAGGAATACGAACAACCGAGCAGGAGTAGAGAATAAAAAGACCGATCGTTCTAACAACAGAACATCCAACGTGAAGGACAGAAGTGGCAACAGAACCAACAACAGGAATGTTGACCGATCCAATACTCGAAATTCTAACAATAGAACCACCAACAGAAATTCGAACAACAGAAATGTAGATCGGAGTAATCGCAACATCAATATTGACAATAGCAGAAATGTGACGATCAATCAGCGAAATACTTATGTCAGAGCGGGTTATAGACCTTATGTTAGGCCACCCTATGTTTGGGGAGGATTCCGCTACTACTGCCATTATCCGTACTTCTACCACCCATACAGACCGTTCTACTGGGGTCCATATTATCATCCTTGGGGATACTTCGTGGCTACTATAGCGACAACTGCCATAATTGTAAGTATAGTCAATGACAGCAACGAAAAAGAGGAATACCACTACGACGAAGGCACCTACTACGTGAAGACTGAAGACGGATATGAAGTGGTGCAGGCCCCGGTTGGGGCAACGGTGGAAGAGATACCCAAATCGGCCGAAAAGGTCGAGATCAACGAGACCACCAATAATTATTATTACGGTGGTGCCTTCTACGAGAAGAACGCAGAAGGTTATACCGTTGTTCCGGCCACAGCCGGCACCATAGTTCCCGCTCTGCCTGAAGGTGGCGAGGAGGTGAAGATAGGAGATCAAACCTATGTAGTGTTTGGCGAGACCTATTATCAGCCCATACAGGTAGATGGAAAGGATATGTACGAGATCGTAGAGATCAAGGAAGAGTCCTGATCTGTTCGGACACGGAATAGCACATCTCGCTGAAACCTACTCTTGCGAGGCTATTAAAAGCTTATGAGCATCATTTATTATCGTTTGTGGATAGTACTGCTGTTAATGACCTTTTCTACTGTAAGGGGTCAAAATGACAGTATACAAGAGCTGGCACAAGATAGCCTCCTGGCTAAACAGGAGATTGCTACCGATAGCCTCTTGGAAGTAGCTCGTCAGAGCATGATAGCCGATAGCCTCGAACGGGCTCGCCTTTTGGAGCAGCTGGCGGAAGTACGGGCAAACGATCAAGCCGAAAAGGAACGTATCAAGGCCCAGATCGATTCGCTGCAAAAGGCCCAGCTGCGAAAAGTGGCTCGTATGCAACGGGAGGCAGATTCGTTAAGAGCGGTTACCAAAGGGGTGGCCGTGGTCATTTTTGGCGATACCATTTTCCAGATCTATTCCAAACTGGGTCCCAATACCCCTAGAGAACGAGCCAATGATATCGTTCAAGAGGTTGAGTTCCTGGTCAGTGAAGAACAGTTTGATCCTCAACAGATCAGGATAGTCGATAGCGACGATAACACAGATGTCTATCATCAGGAGGACATCTTATACACGGTAACCACCAAGGATGCCGTTTGGATGAACCAAGAACGAGCTTCCCTCGCAAAAGCATATACCGATAAACTTAAGTCCAGTTACATCGCCTATAAAGAGCGCACCAGCCTTCCCGCCCTACTGAAACGGATAGGTTGGTTGGTACTCACAATCCTGTTGTTCTTTTTTGGCATAAAATACCTCAACAAAGGGCTAAAGCGATTCAACTTTTGGATTGTTAAGCGGGCAGATAAATACATGAATGGTGTCCAGTTAAAGGACTATGAGTTCCTCTCCAAATCGCGTCAACGCCAACTGGTTCTTTGGGCTCTGAATCTGGGTAAATGGATCTTTATAGTGCTGCTGGTTTATCTTGCCCTGCCAATCATTTTTAGCATTTTCCCAGCCACAGAGGGCATCGCCAGAACCCTGATCAGTTATATACTGGATCCGCTATCCAGTTTTTGGAATGCGCTGATCGAGTTCATCCCAAACCTCATCACCATTGCGGTGATCATCTTTATCACCCATCACCTGATTCGATTCTTGAGATTCTTGTCTGAGGAAGTTAGATCGGGCAAACTGGAAATTCCAGGCTTTTATCCAGACTGGGCCAAACCGACCTTCAACTTGATACGGATATTGGTCAACCTGTTTGCCTTTATTGTCATATTCCCATACCTCCCAGGGAGTGATTCTCCGGTATTCCAGGGAATAAGTGTTTTCCTGGGCTTGTTGATATCCCTTGGTTCATCTTCGGCCATTGGCAATATTATTGCCGGATTGGTCATTACCTACATGCGTGCATTTAAGATCGGTGATCGGGTCAAAATAGGTGAAACGACGGGAGATGTGATTGAAAAATCACTTCTGGTTACCAGGGTGCGAACCATCAAGAACGAAGAAGTGACCATACCAAACTCCTTCATTCTGAACGGAAGTACAATCAATTATACAGCAGCGAGCCAAGAGCGAGGATTAATCCTAAATACGGCTATTACAATTGGTTACGACGTGCCCTGGCGTGATGTGCACAAACTGCTGATCAGTGCTGCTATAAAGACAGAACTGATCATGGAAGAGCCGGGCCCTTTTGTTTTTCAGACCGGACTAGATGATTTCTATGTGAGCTATCAGATCAATGCTTATACTCACCAACCGGAAAAGGCGGCGGCTATTTATTCGGAATTACACGCCAATATTCAGGACGCTTTCAACGAAGCAGGTGTCGAGATTCTGTCGCCACACTACCGGGCTGCAAGGGACGGAAATATACTGACAATCCCACCTGATTACATTCCACCTGATTACAAGGCCCCTTCCTTTCGTGTATCAAACACTAAAAAGGATCAATAAGATCCCTATTTACCTTTTGGTATAGTGCACTCCCCTTTGGGCAAGGTGATTCAAGAAATAATCAAAACAACCGGGATGACCTCCAATTAGTTCCGGTGGAAAAACCCCATGCTGATCAAAGTGACCGTCCAGTAACCAATTGGCAGCAGCAGTGGCGGTATAACCAGTAGTTCTGGACATAGAAGATATCCCAGTCTCAGGATCGTACTCATCGTGTAAGTCGTAAATAACCTCAGTGGCTTTGCCGTCTTTATCGGTTCCCTTTAAACTAACTCGCATAACTGTGATCTCAGGTTCGTCTTCTCCTAATTTCCACTCATTAAAGAGTATCTTACTGGTAAAGTCCAGGGGGGTGACCTCCTGTCCATTGACCTGCACCGGATCCTCATTGAAGAATCCACTCTCCTTTAACACCCGAACATACTCGACATGACCAGGATATCGCAAGGTCTTCTCCTTCATGTTGGGAATATGATCCATGGTAAAAATCAAGGACCTTAAGCCATCGGAATTAAAGGATTCCAAGGTTCCAACTCCATCAAACTCTACGTATTCGCAATCTGTCAAGGCTTCTCGGACGATCATCTGACCATTTTCCACATAACGAGCCGGCCTGGTATACTCTTCGATCACATCGACTGGTGAAAAAGGGGCCTTGTAAGCGAAAGGCCATTTCTTGACCTTGGGCAATCCTCCCACCAGGCATTCAAAATCTGTTATGGTCATTTGCTCATTGTAATGACCCAAGATAATGTTGTCCATCCCAGGTGCCACACCACAATCGACAATGGCCGTCACCCCATGCTCCTTAGCCAACTGATCCAGATCCAATGAATTCTCTGGGAAAAAGGCGATATCGACTACATTTTTACCGGATTGAATGATCGTCTTCAAAGTCTCAAAACCCAGGAAACCAGGAACTGCACTAACAACCAAATCGGCAGTCTCAATGCATTTGACCAGATCATCCTTGTGAGTTACATCCAGGACCTCGGTGTTGAGTTGGGGCTGTCTTTGCTTCAATTTCTCAAGGACGTCGGAGCTTCTATCCGTTACCGTTACATGATGTTTTTGGGCCAGGTCTATGGCCATGGCAGAACCTACCATGCCGGCACCCAATACGACTATATTGTGCATACTATTTACAATTTAAAAGTGACTGATTAACTTACGATCAAAGACAATGACTACAATCCGGGGATTCGGATCCAAGGCATCAACGGAAGTGATTTGATATAAAACTTAGCCATTTCAGAGATTGGTGGTCTAATTTATTAAATTGTTGTTCTCTAAGCTAAAGTTCGACCTGATTTAATCTGTCAAGATGATAAAAATTCCATCTTTCCTTTTGGTGATATTGCTTTTGATCCCTGCTACAGGTTGGGCGCAACACGGCTTTGAAAACACCAAGGTTTTTGATAAGTCCAAGGCCTCGCCTAAAGCAACTTTGACAGATATCGATTGGATCGCAGGACATTGGCGGGGAGAAGCTTTTGGCGGCATTACAGAAGAGATCTGGTCTCCTCCTTTGGGGAACTCCATGATGTGTAGTTTTAAGCTAGTGATGGATGGTGAGGTTCAGTTCTATGAAATTGTTACAATTAGTGAGGTAGAAGAGACCCTGGTACTAAAACTAAAACACTTTCATGGGGACCTGAAAGGATGGGAGGAGAAGGATGAAACCGTCAATTTCAAACTGGTCGAAATTCAGGAAAACCACGTCTATTTTGACGAATTTACCTTCGAAAGGATATCCGATGATGAAATGATCATCTATGTGGTAGCCGATATAGATGGCCACAAGGATGAGATCGCGTTTCCCTACAAACGCTTTCAATAAAGAAATAACTTAATCATTATGTTCAGAACTTATCGCGCAGTATTGGTCCTATTCATTGCCAGCTTTACCATGCAGGCTCAAATGACCGATGTATACGTGTCTGCCCACCCTGACGACTGGCAGCTATTTATGAATCCAAATGCCTATCACAGTTTAAAGAAAGACCAACATAAGGTGATCTTCCTGCATACCACTGCCGGAGATGCGGGTGCAGGAACAGGAGAGAACAATTATTACCTGGCGCGAGAAGAAGGCAGTCTTAGAGCCATTAGGTTGATGGTCAACACCCTGGTGGGGAGCAATACCTTGGGAACTGAGCTCAACGAGACGTCAGTCTCCTATTACGGGCACCCCATTAAGCGAATGGAATACGGTAATGCGGTCATCTACTTTCTGAGGCTACCAGATGGCAACTACTACGGGCCCGGGTATCCTGTCCACGACAATAAAAGTTTGCAAAAACTGCTCAAAGGAGAGATCTCCAATATTCAAACCGTCGACCAAAGCACGAGCTATAAAGATTTCCGGGACCTGTCTATGACCATCACGGAATTGCTTCAAAAAGAAAGATCTGTCGGAGATACCTTGCGCCTCAACATAGCCGAGACCGATACCCTGGTCAACCCAGGTGATCACTCCGATCATCGTTACTCATCATACCTTATGCAAGGATTGGCCAAAGATGCAGGGGTTCAGTTTATCCGTTTTTACATTGAATATCACACCAATACCCTGCCCATGAATGTTTTCCCTGAGGATTACCTGATCTCTGCCGGAGTTTGGGGAGCAACAGCATCTGGGCTTTCGGACATGGAGCACAACAGCACTTGGGACTCTGTTCATAATTCGTGGATCGGCAGGCAATACTTCCGCGAAGAGGAACTTTCGCCTGAGTGATTAAACCTAATGGGAAAATACCCAGCAAATTTGTAACTTATTGATCGTTAAATACTTGATTATGAAACGTTGGATTAGTCTTTTTGCAATTTTAATGATGATTTTCGGCTGTGAAGGCAACAATTCGGAGTACGATCAGCCGGATGACAACAACCCGCCGGACAATGACCTTCCCAGTACCTTGGTCTTGAATATCACAGAGATGGAAGAGGATACCTTATTGATAGAATGGAACCGCCCAGCGGAGTTGGACGGGGCAGTTCAATACAAGCTTATGGGTGGTTGGATCGAGCTTCACCAATTCTCCAGCAAACAGGATGTTATCACATTAAGGGTAAGTCCAATTCCCGAACTGGGAGAGATTACCGTGGAGGCCTGGCAGGGAGACTCCCGAATGATATTACACCCAGGACCGGACGCTATTAGTCCTAACGAATGAGCAAAATAATTGTTCAAGGAATAGCCTACGACGCCAAGTCTTCCTTCCTGAAAGGGCCGGCAAAAGGACCGGCAGGTATACGACAGGCATTGGGATCCGGATCCATGAACCTCTGCGCAGAAGATGGGACCAACCTTGAAAGTCTCGATATTACTGATCTGGGGGATTTTCACTTATCAGACTATCACCAAATCTTGGAAACAAGCCGCGAAAACCTGGCAAAAGGAGAGAAACTCTTTAGTCTGGGAGGAGACCATTCGGTCACTTATCCCATAGTAAAGGCTCATTTTGAAGCAGGTCTAAAGTTTGACCTTTTACACATTGATGCCCATACCGATCTGTACGAGGATTACGAGGGTGATCGATTTTCACATGCGTGTCCAATGGCCAGGATCATGGAAGAAGGTTTAGTGGGTCGCATGGTACAGGTAGGCATCAGAACCCTGAGCCCCCATCAGCAAAAGCAGGCAGCTCGATTCGGAGTAGAGATTCATGAAATGCGGCATAAATACGATTGGCCGGAACTAAAATTTGACCGTCCAATCTATATCACCTTGGATATGGATGCCCTCGATCCCGCTTTCGCTCCTGGGGTTTCCCATCATGAACCTGGCGGATTTAGTACTAGAGAACTCATTCGGTTGATCCAAAATCTGGATGTAGAATTAGTTGGTTGTGACTTGGTGGAATACAATCCAGAACGAGATATTGATCAGCGTACGGCCTATTTAGGCGCTAAGCTGTTTAAGGAATTGATGGCCAAGTTGGTCAAGTAGATTCATGAATCTATTGCCTGCGAACCATTTCCAAATTAATGACATCTTTCACAACCACTTTCATCAGCTTTCCGTTATCGTAGTGGTAGGACCCTTTACTTTTATCCAACAAATACACCCCCGGTGAATCGGATTCCTCACTTACGGAGGGAGTCTTCATGTTGGATTCTGAAAAAGTAGATTTAACGCCTTTTGGTTCTTTGAAGAAAAAAAGAGAGGAACTATAGGTGATCTCATCCCCGAGATCCACAGAATTCTTGCCATTCTTAGACCCTACCATTTTACCTCCTGTATCCTGCACTTTTACCCATTTATCCAATTTGTCATTGAGGTAAAGTTCGTAGTCACTTTCGTGTAGGACCCCATCAATGTATTCTACCTGAAGATCATAATGGCATTTCTTTATGGTCAAGATCCTTTAGGTGATATCAGTCTGTACTCTATAGGTCACGGAGTTTCCATTGACTCGTTTGGAGGCTGTCAAATCCCCGATGTCCTCTCCTTTGTGGAATATATCAATTATGTTCTTGTGCTGGCCCTCTTGTGCAATAAGCGAAGCAGACAGAAGTACCAGTGGCAGTAATAAAGAGAGTCGCATCAGATCTGAATATTAAGAATTCGAATGGAAAATAGGAATTTCTAACATCAATTGACCTAAGGATTTAATTCTTATTTCGATAGAAGCACCCAATGATCAATATGTATACTCACAATATTGTCGTAATTTTAAGTATAATCTACTCTCGTAAATATGAAACCACATTATTTGGCCTTAGCACTTCTCGTGCTAGTTGGCTGTAAAAACCAGGAGGCCGATCAAGCTGAACCGGCCATGGAGGAATCCACCGAAACAACAAATTCAACCACAGACAAAGGGTATCCCACTGAGGTCTACTTCGGAGACACCCACCTGCACACCGAGCTTTCTATGGATGCCGGTGCCTTTGGAAACCGTTTGTCCGTAGACGATGCCTATCGCTTTGCCAAAGGAGAGGAAGTGACCTCCTCCTCTGGCGTTACGGCTAAACTTTCAAAACCCTTAGATTTCCTGGTGGTCGCTGACCATTCTGACGGTATGGGATTATTCCAGGCATTGATGAACAACGAAGAATGGGTGATGGAATTTGAACAAGGCAGAAAATGGGCCGATCTGATAGATGAAGGCAAAGGTGCAGAAGCTGCTGTAGATTTGATCAAGAATTTTTCTCAGGGGACCATGGAAATGAATCCCAACACCCCAGAACTCATGGAGTCTGTTTGGAAGATTACTATAGATGGGGCCGAAAAGCATAATCAACCAGGTAAATTTACCGCCTTCATCGGCTATGAGTGGACTTCCCTAATAGCCGGGAACAACTTGCACCGTGTTGTTATTTATAGGGACAACGGAGAAAAGACTATTGGTCATTTACCTTATATAGCGGATGTAGGTGGAAGTCCGGATCCAGAAAAACTTTGGGAGAACCTGCAGAGTTATGAGGACAAGACCGGAGGCCAGGTCTTGGCAATTCCACACAATGGAAACCTGAGTAACGGGATCATGTTTGCCCGTACAACAGTAGACGGAGACCCATTTGACTTGGACTATGTGCAACGACGTCAACGATGGGAACCCATATATGAGATCACCCAGATCAAAGGAGATGGGGAGGCTCACCCCTTCCTTTCGCCCAATGATGAATTTGCAGATTTCGAGAACTGGGATTTCGGAAACCTGGATCTATCTGCCGTGAAGACCAATGAAATGCTGGAAGGCGAATACGCCCGATCTGCGCTAAAAATGGGACTTCAGTTTAAAGGATCTTTAGGTGTTAACCCATACAAAATGGGCTTTATCGGTAGTACTGATGCCCATACTTCTTTGGCTACCGCAGATGATCCCAATTTCTTTGGAAAGGCGGCCAATGTAGAGCCCTACAAAGAAAGATGGGAACACCCGTTTATCGAATCTGAATTGGCCAGTATAATAACCTGGCAAACGGTCGCCTCCGGTTACGCGGCGGTCTGGGCACAAGAAAATACCAGGGAATCTCTTTTCGACGCCATGATGCGTAGAGAAACTTACGGTACTACCGGTTCCCGTATGAAGATCCGTTTCTTTGGAGGCTGGGACTTTACTGATGCTGATCTGGAAGGAGATTGGGTGGCCAATGGTTACGAGCGAGGTGTGCCCATGGGAGGCGATCTGAAGAATGGAGTAGACAAAACTCCTTCATTTATTGTTCACACCCTTATGGATCCCGATTACGGGAGCCTGGATCGGATTCAGATCGTAAAAGGCTGGCTCAATGCCGATGGAACTACAGGTGAAAAAGTGTACGACGTTGTTTGGAGTGGCGATCGTCAGATGGATGCCAACGGAAAGGTTCCTTTAGTAGCCAACACGGTCAATGTTAAAGATGCAACCTGGGACAACTCTTCCGGAGCCCCAGAATTGAGCACTGTATGGACAGACCCTGATTTTGATCCTTCACAGGAGGCTTTTTACTATGTTCGCGTGCTGGAGATCCCTACCCCCAGATGGACACTTTACGACAAAGTCAACCTAGGAGCTGAGATGCC contains:
- a CDS encoding DUF3604 domain-containing protein; the encoded protein is MKPHYLALALLVLVGCKNQEADQAEPAMEESTETTNSTTDKGYPTEVYFGDTHLHTELSMDAGAFGNRLSVDDAYRFAKGEEVTSSSGVTAKLSKPLDFLVVADHSDGMGLFQALMNNEEWVMEFEQGRKWADLIDEGKGAEAAVDLIKNFSQGTMEMNPNTPELMESVWKITIDGAEKHNQPGKFTAFIGYEWTSLIAGNNLHRVVIYRDNGEKTIGHLPYIADVGGSPDPEKLWENLQSYEDKTGGQVLAIPHNGNLSNGIMFARTTVDGDPFDLDYVQRRQRWEPIYEITQIKGDGEAHPFLSPNDEFADFENWDFGNLDLSAVKTNEMLEGEYARSALKMGLQFKGSLGVNPYKMGFIGSTDAHTSLATADDPNFFGKAANVEPYKERWEHPFIESELASIITWQTVASGYAAVWAQENTRESLFDAMMRRETYGTTGSRMKIRFFGGWDFTDADLEGDWVANGYERGVPMGGDLKNGVDKTPSFIVHTLMDPDYGSLDRIQIVKGWLNADGTTGEKVYDVVWSGDRQMDANGKVPLVANTVNVKDATWDNSSGAPELSTVWTDPDFDPSQEAFYYVRVLEIPTPRWTLYDKVNLGAEMPDNVPMTMTQRGYTSPIWYSPM